GTGAAAAAGGGATGATTTCCCGACCAGATTTCAACGTTAATTTGAGGTTTAGTCGAACCAACCGTCAGAACGTGTTCGCCATTACAAATGACTTTTGCTTCTGGATACCAAGTAGGATGAATGTCAGGTTTAGCCATAGTCTTGCTTGAGATAATAAACTGTTAACTTATCGTTTAGAGTATTGAGGAGCTTTACGAGCTTTATGTAACCCGTATTTCTTACGCTCTGTCGCACGAGGATCTCTGGTTAAATAGCCTTCCGTTTTTAGAGGTTGACGATTTTCGGGAGCCAGTTGACATAAAGCTCTAGCTACACCTAGTTTAACCGCATCCGCTTGGCCAGTCAGTCCTCCCCCATGAGCATTAACTAGAATATCATAGTCATTTTCCAGTCCCAAAGTTTCTAAAGGAGCTTTCAGAGATTGGATATAGGCGGGAATACGGTTAAAATAGTCCTTTCCTGGTTTCTTATTCACAATAATTTCTCCAGTACCAGGGACTAAACGAACTCTAGCCACCGCCTCTTTACGACGACCTGTTCCCCAATAAACGACTTTATCTTTAGTATCAGTGGCTTGCATTAGTTATCTCCGGCGGGAATAGTATTAAGGATCAATTCTTCAGGTTGTTGAGCATCATGAGGATGACTCGCACCTGGATAGACTTTCATTTTGGTAAACAGTTTACGGCCCAAGGAATTTTTCGGTAACATTCCTTTAACCGCCTGTTCAATAATTCTTTCAGGAATACGGGCTTGCAGTTTCTCAAAATTCTCAACTTTCATCCCTCCTGGTCTACCAGAATGGCGACGGTAGAGTTTTTGACTACTTTTTTTGCCTGTTACCACCACTTTCTCAGCATTGACGACAATGACAAAATCCCCCGTATCTAGATGGGGAGTATAGGTAGGTTTGTTTTTGCCCCGTAAAATTTGAGCAATTTCAGACGCTAACCGGCCTAAACGCTGATCGGCTGCATCTACCACGTACCATTTCGGTTCGAGGTTATTAATATTAGGAATTATGGTTTTGTTCATGAGAATTATCGAAGGTTTGTGTGATTTATTTCATGAGTATTAACTCATAGAACAAGGAATTCGTCCCTGAGTCACCGATAAGGAGCTATCAAGAACTTGATTAAAGATAAACAGGGGTTGAGTATCAAACCAAACATGGGAGGGAAAAGGAAACTCCTCATAACCAACCCGCAACAGACACAGTCCTTGAGGGGGGGCCGAATATTTAACCTCTTCTCGCCGTTCCTTAACCCAAATATCGGTAAAATTGGCTAAGGAACGTTTTCCACTACCGACTTCTACCAACATTCCCATCAACAAACGTACCATCCCGTATAAAAACCCATTGGCTTGAATTTCTACATGAATCAAAGGCCCTTGTTGGTAACATTGAACCGCTTGAATGTCAACCCAAGAATGATCTCGATCAGAACCGGCCCGATGAAAAGCCGACAAGTGGTGCTTTCCCATCAGGGGGATTAAGGCCTCTTGCATCAAAAAAGGGTTTAAAGGCGAATGATAATAGTGCCAACTAAAAGGCTTCACAAACAGATTAGGTCGTTTGTCGGTGTAAAAGGTATAACGATAACGTCGCCATCGGGCCGAGAATCTGGCGTGCCATGTCAGAGGCACTGAGGCTGAGGCACGAATCAGAACGTCATCGGGTAAGCGAGGGTTGAGAATATCGGCCCAGCGCATCGCTGGAATGGGGCTAAAGGTATCA
The genomic region above belongs to Aphanothece sacrum FPU1 and contains:
- the rpmE gene encoding 50S ribosomal protein L31, which codes for MAKPDIHPTWYPEAKVICNGEHVLTVGSTKPQINVEIWSGNHPFFTGTQKIIDTEGRVDRFQKRYGMLGKGGKKEDKKSDAPAE
- the rpsI gene encoding 30S ribosomal protein S9 yields the protein MQATDTKDKVVYWGTGRRKEAVARVRLVPGTGEIIVNKKPGKDYFNRIPAYIQSLKAPLETLGLENDYDILVNAHGGGLTGQADAVKLGVARALCQLAPENRQPLKTEGYLTRDPRATERKKYGLHKARKAPQYSKR
- the rplM gene encoding 50S ribosomal protein L13 gives rise to the protein MNKTIIPNINNLEPKWYVVDAADQRLGRLASEIAQILRGKNKPTYTPHLDTGDFVIVVNAEKVVVTGKKSSQKLYRRHSGRPGGMKVENFEKLQARIPERIIEQAVKGMLPKNSLGRKLFTKMKVYPGASHPHDAQQPEELILNTIPAGDN
- the truA gene encoding tRNA pseudouridine(38-40) synthase TruA, whose protein sequence is MENVASSKKQRVALVIQYLGNDFHGWQRQPKQRTVQEELEKAITEVLGHRLNVKAAGRTDSGVHAAAQVAHFDTFSPIPAMRWADILNPRLPDDVLIRASASVPLTWHARFSARWRRYRYTFYTDKRPNLFVKPFSWHYYHSPLNPFLMQEALIPLMGKHHLSAFHRAGSDRDHSWVDIQAVQCYQQGPLIHVEIQANGFLYGMVRLLMGMLVEVGSGKRSLANFTDIWVKERREEVKYSAPPQGLCLLRVGYEEFPFPSHVWFDTQPLFIFNQVLDSSLSVTQGRIPCSMS